Proteins encoded by one window of Candidatus Methylomirabilota bacterium:
- a CDS encoding 2-oxoglutarate dehydrogenase E1 component yields MVISRYEKELPGMVSLDDLARMNMEYVESLYRDYRRDPASVDEQWARVFSGYDMGRDATTPGREPGRRAEDGIGDLVRDLVHSYRELGHLVADLDPLGQSPRHHPLLTLDELGVGADLDRVVDWAPFRGGERGPIRELLAALAETYGQTLGVEYMGISDRQRRAWLQARMEPRRNRPELAAEDRRRLFEQLLGAEMFEHFLQARYPGQQRFSLEGGESLISLLDELGEEAARRGVAEMVLGMPHRGRVNVLAHVLNKPYEMLFVEFEGAPLPEDVQGDGDVKYHLGYSHDRRTRRGRPIHLSLSPNPSHLEAVNPVVEGIVRAKQGYHGDAERRRVVPVLLHGDAAFTGQGIVYETLALSTLPAFTTGGTVHVIIDNQIGFTTSPPEYLFTRYPSDPGHMLHAPVFHVNADDPEAGVQAARLAINYRQQFRSDVFIHFVCYRRHGHNELDDPTLTQPVVYEQIRNHPSVVELYRKRLAERGELDETELRRLRERRRSRLDTALQTARRDKPRQQIFAFGGVWSGLGWAGDDWSADTRVDRTALLHIADALCRLPEDFTPHPRVKKLFEERRERIQGGAGIDWATAELLAFGSLLQAGIPVRLSGQDSVRGTFTQRHAAVFDARDGRQHVPLNHIAPGQAAFEAVNSALSEAGVLGFEYGMATADPRRLVVWEAQFGDFINSAQVVVDQFIVSAESKWQRMNGLVLLLPHGYEGQGPEHSSARLERFLQLAAERNIQVVYPTTPAQIFHALRRQMLRPFRKPLIVMSPKSLLRHPRAVSTLDELATGSFRLVLDDDAARDAAGVRRLVLCSGKLFYALDAARAARPDGGSAIVRVEQLYPYPAGELESVIRRYAAATDVVWAQEEPANQGPWRFVQPLLTEALGPQRRLAYVGRDEAASPATGNYLVHQDGEAAIVERALGK; encoded by the coding sequence TTGGTAATCTCTCGGTACGAGAAGGAGCTGCCCGGCATGGTATCGCTGGACGATCTCGCCCGCATGAACATGGAGTACGTGGAGTCGCTCTACCGCGACTACCGACGTGACCCGGCCTCCGTCGACGAACAGTGGGCCCGCGTCTTCTCGGGCTACGACATGGGCCGGGACGCGACGACGCCGGGGCGCGAGCCCGGCCGGCGCGCCGAGGACGGCATCGGCGACCTGGTGCGGGACCTCGTCCACTCCTACCGGGAGCTGGGACATCTCGTGGCCGATCTGGACCCGCTGGGCCAGAGCCCGCGGCACCATCCGCTGCTCACGCTGGACGAGCTGGGCGTGGGCGCGGATCTGGACCGGGTCGTCGACTGGGCGCCGTTCCGCGGCGGTGAGCGCGGCCCGATCCGGGAGCTCCTCGCCGCGCTCGCCGAGACTTATGGCCAGACGCTCGGGGTCGAGTACATGGGGATCTCGGACCGGCAGCGCCGCGCCTGGCTGCAGGCCCGGATGGAGCCGCGCCGCAACCGGCCGGAGCTCGCGGCCGAGGACCGGCGCAGGCTGTTCGAGCAGCTCCTGGGCGCGGAGATGTTCGAGCACTTCCTGCAGGCGCGCTATCCGGGGCAGCAGCGCTTCTCGCTGGAAGGCGGCGAGTCGCTCATCTCGCTGCTGGACGAGCTGGGCGAGGAGGCGGCGCGGCGGGGCGTGGCCGAGATGGTGCTCGGGATGCCCCATCGGGGCCGCGTCAACGTGCTCGCGCACGTCCTGAACAAGCCCTACGAGATGCTTTTCGTCGAGTTCGAAGGCGCGCCCCTGCCCGAGGACGTCCAGGGCGACGGCGACGTCAAGTACCACCTGGGGTACTCGCACGACCGCCGGACGCGGCGAGGGCGGCCGATCCACCTCTCGCTGAGCCCGAACCCCAGCCACCTCGAGGCGGTGAACCCCGTCGTCGAGGGCATCGTGCGCGCGAAGCAGGGATATCACGGCGACGCCGAGCGCCGGCGCGTGGTGCCCGTGCTGCTCCACGGGGACGCCGCCTTCACGGGCCAGGGGATCGTGTACGAGACGCTCGCACTGTCGACGCTGCCCGCTTTCACCACGGGCGGGACCGTGCACGTGATCATCGACAACCAGATCGGCTTCACGACGTCGCCGCCCGAGTATCTGTTCACGCGCTATCCATCCGATCCGGGCCACATGCTCCACGCGCCGGTGTTCCACGTGAACGCCGATGACCCCGAAGCCGGCGTGCAGGCGGCCCGCCTGGCCATCAACTACCGACAGCAATTCCGGAGTGACGTCTTCATCCACTTCGTCTGCTATCGACGTCACGGCCACAACGAGCTGGACGACCCGACGCTCACCCAACCCGTCGTCTACGAGCAGATCCGCAATCACCCGTCCGTGGTCGAGCTGTACCGCAAGCGGCTGGCCGAGCGCGGCGAGCTCGACGAGACCGAGCTGCGCCGGCTTCGCGAGCGGCGCCGGTCCCGGCTGGACACCGCGCTGCAGACGGCCCGACGCGACAAGCCGCGCCAGCAGATCTTCGCCTTCGGCGGCGTGTGGAGCGGGCTGGGGTGGGCCGGCGACGACTGGAGCGCCGACACGCGCGTCGACCGGACGGCCCTCCTGCACATCGCGGACGCCCTGTGCCGTTTGCCCGAGGACTTCACCCCGCATCCGCGCGTCAAGAAGCTCTTCGAGGAGCGGCGGGAGCGTATCCAGGGCGGCGCGGGCATCGACTGGGCCACCGCCGAGCTCCTGGCGTTCGGCAGCCTGCTGCAGGCCGGGATTCCCGTCCGGCTGTCCGGCCAGGACTCCGTCCGGGGCACCTTCACGCAGCGCCACGCCGCCGTCTTCGACGCCCGGGACGGGCGTCAGCACGTGCCCCTCAACCACATCGCGCCCGGCCAGGCAGCCTTCGAGGCGGTGAACAGCGCCCTCAGCGAAGCGGGCGTGCTGGGATTCGAGTACGGGATGGCCACCGCCGACCCCCGTCGCCTGGTCGTGTGGGAGGCGCAGTTCGGCGACTTCATCAACAGCGCCCAGGTCGTGGTGGACCAGTTCATCGTGAGCGCCGAGTCGAAGTGGCAGCGGATGAACGGCCTCGTGCTGCTCCTGCCGCACGGCTACGAGGGGCAGGGACCCGAGCACTCCAGCGCGCGGCTCGAACGATTCCTGCAGCTGGCGGCCGAGCGCAACATCCAGGTCGTGTACCCCACGACCCCGGCCCAGATCTTCCACGCGCTGCGACGCCAGATGCTGCGGCCGTTCCGCAAGCCGTTGATCGTGATGTCACCGAAAAGCCTCCTGCGTCACCCGCGGGCGGTCTCCACGCTCGACGAGCTGGCCACGGGCTCGTTTCGTCTGGTGCTGGATGACGATGCGGCCCGCGATGCCGCCGGTGTCCGGCGCCTGGTGCTCTGCTCGGGCAAGCTCTTCTACGCGCTCGACGCCGCGCGGGCCGCCCGGCCGGACGGCGGTTCGGCCATCGTCCGCGTCGAGCAGCTGTACCCCTATCCGGCCGGCGAGCTCGAGAGCGTGATTCGCCGCTACGCTGCGGCAACCGATGTCGTCTGGGCCCAGGAAGAGCCGGCCAACCAGGGCCCGTGGCGATTCGTCCAGCCGCTCCTCACCGAGGCGCTGGGTCCCCAGCGACGGCTCGCGTATGTCGGCCGGGACGAGGCGGCCAGCCCGGCGACGGGGAACTACCTGGTCCACCAGGACGGAGAGGCCGCGATCGTCGAGCGGGCGCTCGGAAAGTGA
- a CDS encoding 2-oxo acid dehydrogenase subunit E2 — protein MIDVTIPPLGESVTEAVLARWLKQDGEHVRADEPILEIETEKAAMEIVAEASGRLTILQPAGARVTAGAVVAQIAEAAAAPAPSRPAERTPPPAPAPPPVETQPSMAAARPDAEARAEAPTAAPAAPVARPAPPPPPRGPAGDGGRDGEPARPVEAEIERVPMTEIRRTIATRLVEAQRQAAILTTFNEVDLGELQAVRARYRERFRAKHGVDLGLMSLFIRATVLALREFRVLNARIEGTDILHHRRVHMGVAVATPRGLVVPVIRNADTLTVAELERAVGDLAERARQAKIKPDDLTGGTFSITNGGVFGSLLSTPLLNPPQSGILGMHKIQERPVAAGGQVVVRPMMYVALSYDHRLVDGEQAVRFLVRVKEQLEDPARMLLDV, from the coding sequence GTGATCGATGTCACGATTCCTCCGCTGGGCGAGTCCGTGACCGAGGCGGTCCTCGCCCGATGGCTCAAGCAAGACGGCGAGCACGTCCGGGCCGACGAGCCGATCCTGGAAATCGAGACCGAGAAGGCGGCGATGGAGATCGTGGCGGAGGCCAGCGGCCGGCTCACGATCCTGCAGCCGGCCGGCGCCCGCGTCACGGCGGGCGCCGTGGTGGCGCAGATCGCCGAGGCCGCAGCCGCTCCGGCGCCCTCTCGGCCGGCCGAGCGAACTCCGCCCCCCGCGCCGGCCCCGCCGCCCGTCGAGACCCAGCCCTCGATGGCGGCAGCCCGCCCAGACGCCGAGGCGCGGGCGGAGGCGCCGACTGCGGCTCCCGCGGCGCCGGTGGCGCGCCCGGCGCCGCCGCCACCGCCCCGCGGACCGGCCGGCGACGGCGGGCGCGACGGCGAGCCGGCCCGGCCCGTCGAGGCGGAGATCGAGCGCGTGCCCATGACCGAGATCCGCCGGACCATCGCCACGCGGCTGGTCGAGGCGCAGCGGCAGGCGGCCATCCTCACCACCTTCAACGAGGTGGACCTCGGCGAGCTGCAGGCGGTCCGGGCGCGCTACCGCGAACGGTTCCGGGCCAAGCACGGCGTCGACCTCGGCCTGATGTCCCTCTTCATCCGGGCCACCGTGCTCGCCCTGCGGGAGTTCCGGGTCCTCAACGCCCGGATCGAGGGGACCGATATCCTCCATCATCGCCGCGTGCACATGGGCGTGGCGGTGGCCACGCCCCGCGGCCTGGTGGTGCCGGTCATCCGGAACGCCGACACGCTGACCGTCGCCGAGCTGGAGCGGGCCGTCGGCGATCTCGCGGAGCGGGCGCGCCAGGCGAAGATCAAGCCGGACGACCTCACGGGCGGCACCTTCAGCATCACCAACGGCGGGGTGTTCGGCTCGCTCTTGTCCACGCCGCTGCTCAATCCGCCCCAATCCGGAATCCTGGGAATGCACAAGATCCAGGAGCGACCGGTCGCCGCCGGCGGTCAGGTGGTCGTTCGCCCCATGATGTACGTCGCGCTCTCGTACGACCACCGGCTCGTCGACGGCGAGCAGGCGGTGCGCTTTCTCGTCCGGGTGAAGGAGCAGCTCGAGGACCCGGCTCGAATGCTGCTCGACGTGTGA
- a CDS encoding aminotransferase class III-fold pyridoxal phosphate-dependent enzyme, translated as MPGLAPVLPNFTDLVAARGQGAFLYDTGGRRYLDFTSGIGVTNTGHCHPRVVEAIREQAGRLLHAQINVVFQEPMIALIGELRRVVPEGLDTFFFANGGAEAVEASVKLARRATGRPNVIVFQGGFHGRTLGAVSLTTSKRIVRAGYQPLMAGVVPAPFPYAYRYGWAPDATLAWCLRELRHLLETQTAPEDTAAMLVEPVLGEGGYVVPPAGFLPALREICDEHGILLITDEVQTGFGRTGRFFAVEHSDTRPDILIMAKAMASGLPLSAIAARADLMARWPAGSHGTTFGGNVLSCAAAVATIGVLRDEKLIEHAASMGERLMERLQSVQHDHPAIGDLRGLGLMVGIEFRDVAGASAGELVKRVQRTCLERGLLLLTCGYREHVIRWLPPLVATGDEIDEAVEIFTDALRRVRS; from the coding sequence ATCCCCGGCCTGGCTCCCGTTCTTCCCAATTTCACTGACCTCGTGGCGGCGCGGGGTCAGGGCGCGTTTCTCTACGACACCGGCGGCCGTCGCTACCTCGATTTCACCTCCGGGATCGGCGTGACCAATACGGGGCACTGTCACCCGCGGGTAGTCGAGGCGATCCGGGAGCAGGCGGGCCGGCTGCTGCATGCGCAGATCAACGTGGTCTTCCAGGAGCCGATGATTGCCTTGATCGGCGAGCTGCGGCGCGTCGTCCCCGAAGGGCTCGACACGTTCTTCTTCGCCAACGGCGGCGCGGAGGCGGTGGAGGCCAGCGTCAAGCTCGCTCGCCGGGCGACGGGGCGCCCCAACGTCATCGTCTTCCAGGGGGGCTTCCACGGCCGGACGCTGGGCGCGGTCAGCCTCACGACCTCGAAACGCATAGTCCGGGCCGGCTACCAGCCGCTCATGGCGGGCGTGGTCCCGGCCCCCTTTCCATATGCCTACCGCTATGGCTGGGCCCCCGACGCCACGCTGGCCTGGTGCCTGCGCGAGCTGCGCCACCTGCTGGAGACCCAGACGGCACCCGAAGACACGGCCGCCATGCTCGTCGAGCCCGTCCTCGGCGAGGGCGGGTACGTCGTGCCGCCGGCCGGCTTTCTGCCCGCCCTCCGCGAGATCTGCGACGAGCACGGCATCCTGCTCATCACCGATGAGGTGCAGACAGGGTTCGGTCGTACGGGACGGTTCTTCGCCGTCGAGCATTCGGACACGCGCCCCGACATCCTGATCATGGCGAAAGCCATGGCTTCCGGCCTGCCCTTGAGCGCCATCGCCGCCCGGGCGGACCTCATGGCCCGGTGGCCGGCCGGCTCGCACGGCACGACATTCGGCGGCAACGTGCTGTCCTGCGCCGCCGCGGTGGCCACGATCGGCGTGCTCCGGGACGAGAAGCTCATCGAGCACGCGGCGAGCATGGGCGAGCGCCTCATGGAGCGGCTGCAGAGCGTGCAACACGACCACCCGGCGATCGGAGACCTCCGCGGCCTCGGCCTCATGGTTGGGATCGAATTCCGGGATGTCGCTGGCGCCTCGGCCGGCGAGCTGGTCAAGCGCGTGCAGCGCACGTGCCTCGAGCGAGGCCTTCTCCTGCTCACCTGTGGATATCGAGAGCACGTGATCCGGTGGTTGCCCCCGCTCGTGGCCACGGGGGACGAGATCGACGAGGCGGTCGAGATCTTCACCGACGCGCTGCGCCGCGTGCGTTCGTGA